A genomic region of Saccopteryx bilineata isolate mSacBil1 chromosome 1, mSacBil1_pri_phased_curated, whole genome shotgun sequence contains the following coding sequences:
- the LIPT2 gene encoding octanoyl-[acyl-carrier-protein]:protein N-octanoyltransferase LIPT2, mitochondrial, translated as MQQPTVRFVWLGRVPYAQLLALQERWLRLLQAEPSAEAQTKTEAGALLLCEPAGPVYTAGLRGGLTPKEVAQLRALGAEVHTTGRGGLATFHGPGQLLCHPVLDLRRLGLRLRTHVAALEACAVRLCELQGLQGACARPPPYTGVWLGERKICAIGVRCGRHITSHGQALNCSTDLSWFEHIVPCGLVGTGVTSLSKELQRHVTVDEVIPHFLKAFKETYKCTLISEDVPTE; from the exons ATGCAGCAACCCACTGTAAGGTTCGTGTGGCTGGGTCGGGTTCCGTATGCCCAGCTACTGGCATTGCAGGAGCGCTGGCTGCGGCTGCTGCAGGCGGAGCCAAGCGCGGAGGCCCAGACGAAGACTGAGGCGGGTGCACTCCTACTCTGCGAGCCCGCGGGGCCCGTATACACAGCCGGGCTGCGCGGCGGCCTGACGCCCAAGGAGGTGGCGCAGCTGCGGGCCTTGGGAGCCGAGGTGCACACCACAGGCCGCGGTGGCCTGGCCACCTTCCATGGCCCGGGCCAGCTGCTTTGCCACCCGGTACTTGACCTGCGGCGCCTGGGCTTGCGCCTTCGCACCCACGTGGCGGCCCTGGAGGCGTGTGCCGTGCGCCTGTGCGAGCTCCAGGGCCTGCAGGGTGCCTGTGCACGGCCGCCACCCTATACCGGCGTCTGGCTGGGTGAGCGCAAGATCTGCGCTATCG GAGTCCGCTGTGGAAGGCACATCACATCCCACGGCCAGGCTCTGAACTGTTCTACAGACCTCTCGTGGTTTGAGCACATTGTGCCCTGTGGGCTGGTTGGGACAGGCGTCACCTCCCTGAGTAAGGAGCTCCAGAGGCACGTCACTGTGGATGAAGTAATACCACATTTTCTTAAGGCCTTTAAGGAGACCTACAAGTGCACCTTGATCTCAGAGGACGTTCCAACTGAATGA